Proteins from a genomic interval of Caldicellulosiruptor diazotrophicus:
- the guaA gene encoding glutamine-hydrolyzing GMP synthase, translated as MQHEIVIVLDFGGQYNQLIARRVRECGVYCEIWPYDTPLEKIVSRNPKGIIFTGGPSSVYEPNAPMIDRELFESGIPILGICYGNQLIAHILGGKVSRALFREYGKTHIKYDISSPLFSGIPEHSICWMSHTDFVERLPEGFKALASTENCAIAAFGNDTRKIYGVQFHPEVVHTEYGLKIIENFLFNICNCHGDWKTSSFIEEKVNEIKSIVGNQKVVCALSGGVDSSVAAVLVHKAIGKNLYCIFVDHGLLRKGEAEEVMSVFKDQFDMNVIKVDAKDRFLDALKGVTDPEEKRKIIGREFIRVFEEEAEKLGDIKFLVQGTIYPDVVESGVGKAATIKSHHNVGGLPEKIRFEQIIEPLRELFKDEVRRVGIELGIPEKIVKRQPFPGPGLAIRIIGEVTQEKLEILREVDWIFRKEIEQSGLDNEIWQYFAILTNMRSVGVMGDERTYDYTVALRAVTSIDGMTADWAKVPYEILERVSNEIVNSVKKVNRVVYDITSKPPATIEWE; from the coding sequence TTGCAACATGAGATTGTGATAGTTCTGGACTTTGGTGGTCAGTATAACCAGCTTATTGCAAGAAGAGTAAGAGAATGTGGGGTGTACTGTGAGATTTGGCCATACGACACACCTCTTGAAAAGATAGTTAGTAGAAATCCAAAAGGAATTATATTTACAGGAGGACCATCAAGTGTATACGAACCAAACGCTCCTATGATTGACAGAGAACTTTTTGAAAGTGGTATTCCAATACTTGGAATATGTTATGGAAACCAACTGATTGCTCATATTTTAGGTGGAAAAGTGTCAAGAGCATTATTTAGAGAATATGGAAAGACGCATATAAAATACGACATCTCTTCTCCTCTATTCAGCGGAATACCTGAACACTCTATATGTTGGATGAGCCACACAGACTTTGTGGAAAGACTTCCAGAGGGGTTTAAAGCTTTGGCATCTACCGAAAACTGCGCAATTGCAGCATTTGGTAATGATACCAGAAAAATATATGGTGTTCAGTTTCATCCTGAGGTTGTTCATACTGAGTATGGTCTGAAAATTATAGAAAACTTTTTATTTAACATATGTAATTGCCATGGTGATTGGAAAACTTCATCATTTATTGAGGAAAAGGTTAATGAGATAAAAAGTATTGTAGGTAACCAAAAAGTGGTATGTGCTCTTTCAGGTGGTGTTGACTCTTCTGTTGCAGCAGTCCTTGTTCACAAAGCGATAGGGAAAAATCTTTATTGCATATTTGTTGACCATGGTCTTTTGAGAAAAGGCGAAGCTGAGGAAGTTATGAGTGTTTTTAAAGATCAATTTGACATGAATGTAATCAAGGTTGATGCAAAAGATAGATTCTTAGATGCTTTAAAAGGTGTTACTGACCCAGAGGAAAAACGGAAGATCATTGGAAGAGAGTTTATCAGGGTATTTGAAGAGGAAGCAGAAAAACTTGGCGATATAAAGTTTTTGGTTCAGGGGACAATTTATCCCGACGTTGTTGAGAGCGGGGTCGGCAAGGCTGCAACTATAAAAAGCCACCACAATGTCGGTGGTCTTCCTGAAAAAATAAGATTTGAACAAATAATTGAACCTCTCAGAGAGCTATTTAAAGATGAGGTAAGAAGGGTAGGAATAGAATTAGGAATACCTGAAAAGATTGTTAAAAGACAGCCTTTCCCCGGACCCGGTCTTGCAATAAGGATAATTGGAGAGGTTACGCAGGAAAAGTTGGAGATATTGCGTGAGGTTGATTGGATCTTTAGAAAAGAGATTGAACAGAGTGGTCTTGACAATGAAATATGGCAGTACTTTGCGATATTAACCAATATGAGAAGTGTTGGTGTAATGGGTGATGAAAGAACGTATGATTACACAGTTGCTCTAAGAGCTGTTACAAGCATTGATGGGATGACAGCTGACTGGGCTAAAGTACCTTACGAGATTTTAGAGAGAGTTTCAAATGAGATTGTAAACAGTGTGAAAAAGGTCAACAGGGTGGTGTATGACATTACTTCAAAACCTCCTGCCACAATTGAATGGGAATAG
- a CDS encoding F0F1 ATP synthase subunit A — MGEGVLKVLFTIPIGKGIPVRVAVVEMWAVMLFLIALAFYLTSNMKLVPTKKQMIAEFIVDSMNKITKNFLGHYWRIFSPYLGTLFLFLLSMNLLGLFGFQPPTSNLNVTASFGVMSILVLIISTIILKNPIRWFLDHFRPILIIFPFKFLDYFTRTLSLSARLFGNILAGTTIMELIYHGLIKSHIPPVGIPALASLYFDIFDGVLQAIIFTFLSLIYLYEALEE; from the coding sequence ATGGGCGAAGGTGTATTGAAGGTTTTATTTACCATTCCAATTGGGAAAGGTATACCTGTGAGAGTTGCAGTTGTTGAAATGTGGGCTGTGATGCTATTTTTGATTGCTCTTGCTTTTTATTTAACATCTAATATGAAGCTTGTGCCCACGAAAAAACAAATGATTGCTGAATTTATTGTTGATTCTATGAATAAGATAACTAAAAATTTTTTAGGTCATTATTGGCGTATTTTTTCGCCATATCTAGGAACTCTGTTTTTGTTCTTGCTAAGTATGAATTTGTTGGGGCTTTTCGGTTTTCAGCCACCAACAAGTAACTTGAATGTTACTGCAAGTTTTGGCGTGATGTCTATTTTAGTGTTGATAATCTCTACAATAATACTTAAAAATCCAATTAGATGGTTTTTAGATCACTTTAGACCCATCCTAATCATTTTCCCGTTTAAGTTTTTGGACTATTTCACAAGAACTCTTTCTCTGTCTGCCCGATTATTTGGTAATATTCTTGCTGGGACTACCATCATGGAGCTCATTTACCATGGCCTTATAAAGTCCCATATACCTCCTGTTGGTATTCCAGCATTAGCAAGTTTATATTTTGATATATTTGATGGAGTTTTACAGGCAATAATCTTTACATTTCTTTCCTTAATTTACCTTTACGAAGCCTTGGAAGAATAA
- the atpE gene encoding ATP synthase F0 subunit C gives MTALAAGIAMLAGLGVGIGIGIATAKASEAVGRQPEAQGRIMPIFFLGAALAEAVAIYSFVIAILLVLKVK, from the coding sequence ATGACTGCATTAGCAGCTGGTATAGCGATGCTGGCAGGCTTGGGTGTTGGTATTGGTATTGGTATTGCAACTGCAAAAGCATCCGAGGCAGTTGGACGCCAACCAGAAGCACAAGGAAGAATTATGCCGATCTTTTTCCTTGGTGCAGCTCTTGCAGAGGCAGTTGCTATCTACAGTTTTGTTATTGCAATATTATTAGTTTTAAAGGTTAAATAA
- the atpF gene encoding F0F1 ATP synthase subunit B — MFNLEIFENIFFWAIINFLILYFVYKKFFFQRVTQFIEKRSQMIQEQLDFAAKSKEEAIKMKEEYENIISKAYERANEIVESATSEAQKQAAEIIENAKLEANRIIEDALRQFEIEKKKQINELKNQFVSIALLAASRVIEKNLNTEENRKMVENIFDEAGVA; from the coding sequence ATGTTTAACCTTGAGATTTTTGAAAATATATTCTTTTGGGCAATTATAAACTTTTTGATACTTTACTTTGTATACAAAAAGTTTTTCTTCCAAAGAGTTACACAATTTATAGAGAAAAGATCCCAGATGATTCAAGAACAGCTTGATTTTGCAGCAAAGTCAAAAGAAGAAGCGATAAAGATGAAAGAAGAATATGAAAACATAATTTCTAAGGCGTATGAAAGGGCAAATGAAATTGTTGAAAGCGCAACCTCAGAGGCACAAAAACAAGCAGCCGAAATTATTGAAAATGCAAAGCTTGAAGCTAACAGAATTATTGAAGATGCTCTCAGACAATTTGAGATTGAAAAGAAGAAGCAAATAAACGAACTCAAAAATCAGTTTGTTTCAATTGCGCTTCTTGCTGCATCGAGAGTTATTGAGAAAAATTTGAATACGGAGGAAAATAGGAAGATGGTTGAGAATATATTTGATGAGGCAGGGGTTGCTTAA
- the atpH gene encoding ATP synthase F1 subunit delta encodes MLPAKRYAEALIKLGQEEGKLEKFYEHLFKLFEIIKSNNEFNNIWFDLEMKRSEKKQKIRVFLGDDIDSYILNLLYILIDKRREIILPYIPIYYKQMYDKIVGNVDVQVIVAHEIGSDVLTKISKWLLRKYGVKNPRFIVKVDKSIIGGIKLLFNNIEIDASIKGALDSMRKELVKIAIL; translated from the coding sequence ATGTTGCCAGCAAAAAGATATGCAGAAGCTCTTATAAAGCTTGGGCAAGAGGAAGGAAAGCTGGAGAAATTTTATGAACATTTGTTCAAATTATTTGAGATTATTAAAAGTAATAATGAATTTAACAATATTTGGTTCGATTTAGAAATGAAGCGTTCAGAAAAGAAACAAAAAATCAGAGTATTCCTTGGTGATGACATTGATAGTTATATCTTGAACCTTCTTTATATTCTCATTGATAAACGCAGGGAAATAATTCTTCCTTATATACCTATTTATTACAAACAGATGTATGACAAAATTGTAGGCAATGTAGATGTGCAGGTTATTGTTGCTCATGAAATTGGAAGCGATGTGTTAACCAAAATTTCTAAATGGCTTTTGAGAAAGTATGGAGTCAAAAATCCAAGATTCATTGTAAAGGTTGACAAAAGTATAATTGGTGGGATAAAGCTATTATTTAATAACATTGAAATTGATGCTTCAATAAAGGGTGCTCTTGATTCAATGAGAAAAGAGCTTGTAAAGATAGCTATTTTGTAG
- the atpA gene encoding F0F1 ATP synthase subunit alpha, with translation MIDVTIRPDEIASIIKDQIKNYEKKIETSDVGVVIMAGDGIARIHGLDNCMAGELLEFPNGVFGMALNLEEDNVGCVILGNDKEIKEGTIVKRTGRVVEVPVGEELLGRVVNALGQPIDGLGPINAKKFRPVERIAPGVIEREPVKTPLQTGIMAIDAMIPIGRGQRELIIGDRQTGKTAIAIDTIINQKDQGVYCIYVAIGQKASTVAQIVHTLKEYGAMDYTIVVSATASDSAPLQFLAPYAGCAMGEEFMESGKDALIIYDDLSKHAVAYRAMSLLLRRPPGREAYPGDVFYLHSRLLERAAKLNAERGGGSLTALPIIETQAGDVSAYIPTNVISITDGQIYLESELFYAGIRPAINAGISVSRVGGNAQIKAMKKVAGRLRLDLAQYRELEAFAQFGSELDKSTRERLAQGQRIVETLKQPQYQPLPVWYQVVILYSAVNGYLMDIEVSKVREFNEKLVQYISANYTQIFDSIKETKDLIPETEELLKKVIEEFKERFKSNK, from the coding sequence ATGATTGATGTAACAATTAGACCAGATGAAATTGCTTCAATAATAAAGGATCAGATAAAAAACTATGAAAAAAAGATTGAAACAAGTGATGTTGGCGTTGTCATAATGGCGGGTGACGGTATTGCGAGAATACATGGCCTTGACAACTGCATGGCTGGGGAACTTTTAGAATTTCCAAATGGAGTTTTTGGAATGGCTCTCAACTTAGAAGAAGATAATGTTGGTTGTGTTATACTTGGGAATGATAAGGAAATAAAGGAAGGCACCATTGTAAAAAGGACAGGTAGAGTTGTTGAAGTACCTGTAGGAGAAGAACTTTTAGGAAGAGTTGTAAATGCTCTGGGTCAACCCATAGATGGTCTTGGGCCCATCAATGCCAAAAAATTCAGACCTGTTGAGAGAATAGCTCCTGGTGTAATTGAAAGAGAACCTGTTAAAACTCCTCTTCAGACAGGTATAATGGCAATTGACGCTATGATTCCTATCGGAAGAGGGCAGAGAGAGCTTATAATTGGTGATAGGCAAACTGGTAAAACTGCAATTGCAATAGATACGATTATAAACCAGAAAGATCAAGGTGTTTATTGCATCTATGTAGCAATTGGGCAAAAGGCATCTACAGTTGCTCAGATAGTTCATACCTTAAAAGAATACGGTGCGATGGATTATACCATTGTTGTGAGTGCAACAGCAAGTGACTCAGCTCCTCTTCAATTCTTAGCTCCATATGCAGGTTGTGCGATGGGAGAAGAGTTTATGGAGTCGGGCAAGGATGCACTCATTATATACGATGACCTCTCTAAACACGCTGTTGCATACAGAGCAATGTCTCTTTTACTAAGACGTCCACCTGGGAGAGAAGCTTACCCTGGCGATGTGTTTTACTTGCATTCAAGACTTTTGGAAAGAGCAGCAAAACTGAATGCTGAGCGTGGAGGAGGATCTCTTACCGCACTGCCAATAATAGAAACTCAAGCAGGTGACGTTTCAGCATATATTCCTACGAATGTCATTTCAATTACAGATGGGCAGATATACCTTGAAAGTGAGCTATTTTATGCAGGTATTAGGCCTGCGATAAATGCTGGCATTTCCGTCTCAAGAGTTGGTGGTAATGCCCAAATAAAGGCAATGAAAAAGGTTGCAGGAAGGCTCAGACTTGATCTTGCTCAGTACCGTGAGCTTGAAGCTTTTGCTCAGTTTGGTTCAGAACTCGATAAGTCAACGCGAGAAAGACTTGCTCAGGGGCAAAGAATTGTAGAGACGTTAAAACAGCCACAATACCAGCCGCTTCCTGTATGGTATCAGGTTGTGATTTTGTACAGTGCTGTAAATGGTTATCTGATGGATATAGAAGTTTCAAAGGTTAGGGAATTTAATGAAAAACTTGTACAGTATATATCAGCAAACTATACCCAGATATTTGATTCTATAAAAGAGACAAAGGATTTAATACCTGAAACAGAGGAACTTTTGAAGAAGGTCATAGAAGAGTTCAAAGAGAGATTTAAGAGTAACAAGTAG
- the atpG gene encoding ATP synthase F1 subunit gamma, with amino-acid sequence MANKTRWIKSRIRSVNETKKITRAMYLISASKMKRLRDKLDNTRPYFDKVNEFMKDLILHGVKTPHILFEGSYEEGKKKIGVIVISGDKGLCGGYNANVLRSTTSLYENLAKEADVMFFPIGMVGRNFLVRHGYQVDEGFNYQTQSVSVKLARLISQRVVKKYYTGEIHEVYIVYTKLVSTIRQEVTIKKLLPLDKTEFGIEEDKSDEMIIYEPDPVSVLDIVIYEYIKGIIFGAMMDSYVSELAARMTAMDNATKSADEMIQKLILKLNRERQAVITQEISEIISGAAALK; translated from the coding sequence ATGGCGAACAAAACGAGATGGATAAAATCAAGAATCAGAAGCGTCAATGAAACAAAAAAGATAACAAGAGCAATGTATCTTATTTCTGCATCAAAGATGAAAAGGCTTAGAGATAAACTTGATAATACAAGACCTTATTTTGACAAGGTAAATGAGTTTATGAAAGACTTGATTTTGCATGGAGTAAAAACCCCGCACATTCTTTTTGAAGGATCATATGAAGAGGGAAAAAAAAAGATTGGGGTTATAGTTATCAGTGGCGACAAAGGTTTATGTGGAGGATACAATGCCAACGTTCTGAGAAGTACAACCAGTTTATATGAAAATTTAGCAAAAGAAGCGGATGTAATGTTTTTCCCTATCGGTATGGTGGGACGAAACTTTTTAGTTCGCCATGGGTATCAGGTTGATGAAGGTTTTAATTACCAGACACAGTCTGTTTCTGTAAAACTTGCAAGACTCATTTCTCAAAGAGTTGTAAAAAAATATTATACAGGTGAAATTCATGAAGTTTATATTGTTTACACAAAACTTGTTTCAACAATAAGGCAAGAAGTTACTATAAAAAAGCTTTTGCCTCTTGACAAAACAGAATTTGGTATAGAAGAAGACAAAAGCGATGAGATGATAATCTATGAGCCAGACCCAGTTTCTGTGCTTGACATTGTTATTTACGAATATATCAAGGGAATTATCTTTGGTGCTATGATGGATTCATATGTAAGTGAACTTGCGGCAAGAATGACTGCAATGGACAATGCCACAAAAAGTGCTGATGAGATGATACAAAAACTTATTTTAAAACTTAACAGAGAACGTCAGGCTGTGATCACTCAAGAAATTTCAGAAATTATAAGTGGTGCTGCTGCTTTGAAATGA
- the atpD gene encoding F0F1 ATP synthase subunit beta produces MEQNVGYVVQIIGPVIDIRFENESLPAINNAIEINFDGKKLVAEVAQHLGNDTVRCVALGSTDGLRRGVKATDTGGPIKVPVGRGTLGRIFNVLGEPIDNKGEVVASDYWPIHRSAPSFEEQVPAVEIFETGIKVIDLLAPYAKGGKIGLFGGAGVGKTVLIMELIRNIATEHGGFSIFTGVGERTREGNDLWLEMNESGVIEKTVLVFGQMNEPPGARMRVALTGLTMAEYFRDVEGQDVLLFIDNIFRFIQAGSEVSALLGRIPSAVGYQPTLANEVGALQERITSTKRGSITSVQAIYVPADDLTDPAPATTFAHLDATTVLSRQIAELGIYPAVDPLDSTSRILDPRIVGEEHYYVARTVQQILQRYKELQDIIAILGMDELSEEDKLIVYRARKIQRFLSQPFFVAEAFTGRPGRYVRLKDTIRGFKEIIEGKMDHIPEQYFYMVGTIDEVYENYEKDIKGK; encoded by the coding sequence ATGGAACAAAATGTAGGATATGTTGTCCAGATTATAGGACCTGTTATTGATATACGATTTGAGAATGAAAGTTTACCAGCCATCAACAATGCTATTGAAATTAACTTTGATGGTAAAAAACTTGTTGCTGAAGTTGCCCAACATCTTGGAAATGACACTGTTCGATGTGTAGCATTAGGTTCCACCGACGGACTTAGAAGAGGTGTAAAAGCAACAGACACAGGTGGACCTATTAAAGTACCTGTAGGGAGAGGGACGCTTGGCAGAATATTTAATGTGTTGGGAGAGCCTATTGACAATAAAGGGGAAGTAGTAGCTTCAGATTACTGGCCCATTCACAGAAGTGCACCGTCGTTTGAAGAACAGGTACCTGCAGTTGAAATTTTTGAGACAGGTATAAAAGTCATTGATCTTTTAGCTCCGTACGCAAAAGGTGGTAAGATAGGACTTTTTGGTGGTGCAGGGGTTGGTAAGACTGTCCTTATAATGGAGCTTATAAGAAATATAGCAACAGAGCACGGTGGTTTTTCAATTTTCACAGGTGTTGGTGAAAGGACAAGAGAAGGTAACGACCTTTGGCTTGAGATGAATGAGTCTGGTGTTATAGAGAAGACTGTATTGGTGTTTGGCCAAATGAACGAGCCGCCTGGGGCAAGAATGAGAGTAGCTCTGACCGGGCTTACCATGGCTGAGTATTTCAGAGATGTAGAAGGGCAAGATGTTCTTCTGTTTATTGACAATATTTTTAGGTTCATCCAAGCAGGTTCTGAAGTGTCTGCTCTTTTAGGAAGAATTCCTTCGGCAGTTGGGTATCAACCAACACTTGCAAACGAGGTAGGTGCATTACAGGAAAGAATAACTTCTACAAAAAGAGGATCAATTACCTCTGTACAAGCTATATATGTGCCTGCCGATGACCTTACAGACCCGGCACCTGCTACAACCTTTGCACATTTAGATGCAACAACAGTTTTATCAAGACAGATTGCTGAGCTTGGAATATATCCTGCAGTTGACCCTCTTGATTCAACCTCACGTATACTTGACCCGCGAATTGTGGGAGAAGAACACTATTATGTTGCAAGGACTGTCCAGCAAATACTTCAAAGATACAAAGAGCTTCAGGACATTATTGCTATTTTGGGTATGGATGAGTTATCTGAGGAAGATAAATTAATTGTCTACAGAGCAAGAAAAATTCAGAGATTTTTATCCCAGCCATTCTTTGTGGCTGAAGCTTTCACAGGAAGACCTGGAAGATATGTGAGGTTAAAAGACACTATAAGAGGGTTTAAAGAGATAATTGAAGGGAAGATGGACCATATTCCTGAACAGTATTTTTACATGGTAGGAACGATAGATGAGGTATATGAAAACTACGAAAAAGACATAAAAGGCAAATAA
- the atpC gene encoding ATP synthase F1 subunit epsilon yields the protein MAEFELEVLQPERVFFKDKVEMIVLRTIDGEIGIMANHQPIVVPIGIGKLRIKKDGRWREAAIAGGLLEVKNNKATILSDAVEWPEEIDKQRALLAKERAEKRLEQKLPPDEFERYKAALYRALNRLKLAEENKKEI from the coding sequence ATGGCTGAATTTGAATTAGAGGTTCTCCAGCCTGAAAGAGTCTTTTTTAAAGACAAGGTTGAAATGATTGTTTTACGAACAATAGATGGCGAAATAGGTATTATGGCGAACCATCAGCCTATTGTTGTGCCTATTGGCATTGGAAAGTTGAGGATAAAAAAAGATGGAAGGTGGAGAGAAGCAGCTATTGCTGGTGGTTTGCTTGAAGTGAAAAACAATAAGGCAACAATATTAAGTGATGCTGTAGAGTGGCCAGAGGAGATAGACAAGCAAAGAGCGCTTTTGGCAAAAGAGAGGGCAGAAAAGAGACTTGAGCAAAAACTTCCTCCTGATGAATTTGAAAGGTACAAAGCAGCGCTGTACAGAGCACTAAACAGGCTAAAACTTGCCGAAGAAAATAAAAAGGAGATATAA
- a CDS encoding DUF5685 family protein gives MFGYVVPYKPELKMREYEYYNAVYCGVCLQTKKVGNLPRVFLNYDFVFLYLVLKEHFNVKDELGKTRCFVHPIKKRLFIKSNEILEYVSNQMILLSFFKLYDNILDEKNLLSYVPYNILKLYINKITKSHRATFEKIKELFKRQISLEKNGCESIDELAHNFGNILGEIFAYNDQEFLRQIGYYTGVWVYIIDAIDDYIDDVKKKRYNCLKYHFEKCRQDKRLFEYELSILKISLENYLAILSNYVKGYNNSILNNIVQVGMYSKTQQVLERFKTNFFKELKEQ, from the coding sequence GTGTTTGGATATGTTGTTCCTTATAAGCCAGAACTAAAAATGCGAGAATATGAATATTACAATGCAGTTTACTGTGGTGTATGTCTTCAGACTAAAAAAGTAGGAAATCTTCCGCGGGTATTTCTTAACTATGATTTTGTTTTTTTGTATCTTGTGCTAAAAGAGCATTTTAATGTCAAAGATGAGTTAGGAAAAACAAGATGTTTTGTTCACCCAATCAAGAAAAGGCTTTTTATAAAATCTAATGAAATCTTGGAATATGTGAGCAATCAGATGATTCTTTTGAGTTTTTTTAAGCTTTATGATAACATTCTTGATGAAAAGAATTTATTAAGTTATGTCCCTTATAACATTTTGAAATTGTATATAAATAAGATAACAAAATCACACAGGGCAACGTTTGAGAAGATAAAGGAATTATTTAAAAGACAAATATCCCTTGAGAAAAATGGCTGTGAAAGTATAGATGAACTTGCGCACAATTTTGGTAATATCTTGGGAGAAATATTTGCATACAATGACCAAGAATTTTTGAGACAAATTGGATATTATACAGGTGTGTGGGTATACATCATTGACGCTATTGACGACTATATTGATGATGTGAAGAAAAAGAGATATAATTGTCTGAAGTACCACTTTGAAAAGTGTAGGCAAGATAAAAGACTTTTTGAATACGAACTCAGTATTTTGAAGATTAGTTTGGAAAATTATCTTGCTATATTAAGTAACTATGTTAAGGGGTACAATAATTCAATACTAAACAACATTGTTCAGGTTGGTATGTACTCAAAAACACAGCAGGTTTTAGAGCGTTTTAAAACAAACTTCTTTAAGGAGTTGAAGGAGCAATGA
- a CDS encoding J domain-containing protein gives MRDPYEVLGVRKGASKEEIKKAYLELVKKYHPDKFKDNPLRELAEEKLKEINEAYNILMNDQYSNYEYSTYDQTSLYQQVRDLIMQGNIAQAESILNQNPRNDAEWFYLMGIIYQKRGWINQAYRYFIEAYNRDPGNYEYRRAKEQFEMASRNYEWSAYNRGYRRHNDCDICTICQIIACWECCCDNDIGC, from the coding sequence ATGAGAGACCCTTATGAGGTTTTGGGTGTGAGAAAAGGTGCTTCAAAGGAAGAAATAAAAAAAGCTTATCTTGAACTTGTAAAAAAATACCATCCAGATAAGTTTAAGGACAATCCTTTAAGAGAACTTGCAGAAGAAAAGTTAAAAGAGATAAATGAAGCATATAATATCCTTATGAATGATCAATATTCAAACTATGAATACTCTACATACGATCAAACTTCTCTTTACCAACAGGTGAGAGACTTGATTATGCAGGGTAATATAGCTCAAGCAGAAAGTATACTAAATCAAAACCCTCGAAATGACGCAGAATGGTTCTATTTGATGGGAATAATATATCAAAAAAGAGGATGGATAAACCAAGCATACCGATACTTTATTGAAGCCTACAATCGTGACCCTGGGAACTATGAGTACAGGCGTGCAAAAGAACAGTTTGAAATGGCTTCAAGAAATTATGAATGGTCAGCATACAATAGGGGATATAGGAGGCATAATGACTGCGACATTTGTACAATATGTCAGATAATTGCATGTTGGGAATGTTGTTGTGATAACGATATTGGTTGCTAA
- a CDS encoding M16 family metallopeptidase: MVKLYTLSNGIRLVYEKIDTVKTVSIGIWVLAGSRYETKKSNGISHFIEHILFKGTKNRSSKEIVYEIESIGGQINAFTAKEYTCFYVRILDEFLQKGFDILSDLILNPVISVEEIEKEKTVIIEEINMTKEDPEEILYQSLNDLIWGNQTLSYPIIGREATVKKIDKNKIENYMRERYIPQNIVISVAGNFEEEKLVKFAEMYFGDWKSVNNKKGNFNFISKPSFNRGFVIKNKKIDQAHLAITFEGFGQEDEKVYELLVLSNILGGGMSSRLFQRIREELGLVYSITSFVSTFKDAGVLIVYAGTNPKNISAVYKEIMEQLRLFLRGEILLDEVEVAKQQIKGSIIFGLENTSSRMSNMGKNMLLLNKIMELEHITRIIDSIDHTKVINTAKEVLSKEFSVAVVGNKKEIDLKIFDQRVLTY, encoded by the coding sequence GTGGTAAAGCTTTATACGCTTTCAAATGGTATAAGACTTGTATATGAAAAAATTGATACAGTTAAAACTGTGAGTATAGGTATTTGGGTTTTGGCTGGTTCAAGGTATGAAACAAAAAAGAGTAATGGAATTTCCCATTTTATCGAGCATATCCTATTTAAAGGCACAAAAAACAGAAGCTCGAAAGAAATTGTATATGAAATTGAATCAATTGGTGGACAGATAAATGCTTTTACTGCAAAGGAGTATACTTGTTTTTATGTAAGGATTTTAGATGAGTTTTTGCAAAAAGGTTTTGATATATTATCAGACTTAATTTTAAATCCTGTCATTAGTGTAGAAGAGATAGAGAAAGAAAAAACAGTAATTATTGAAGAAATCAATATGACAAAAGAGGATCCTGAAGAGATACTATATCAGTCACTTAATGATTTGATATGGGGGAATCAAACACTCTCATATCCCATAATTGGAAGAGAAGCCACTGTAAAAAAGATAGATAAGAACAAAATTGAAAATTATATGAGAGAAAGATATATTCCTCAGAATATTGTAATATCTGTTGCTGGCAACTTTGAAGAAGAAAAACTTGTAAAGTTTGCAGAGATGTATTTTGGAGATTGGAAGAGTGTAAATAATAAAAAAGGCAATTTTAATTTTATTTCAAAACCGAGTTTTAATAGAGGTTTTGTTATTAAAAACAAGAAAATTGACCAAGCTCATTTGGCTATCACATTTGAAGGTTTTGGGCAGGAAGATGAAAAGGTTTATGAGCTTTTAGTTTTGTCTAATATTCTTGGTGGAGGGATGAGTTCAAGACTTTTCCAAAGAATAAGAGAGGAATTAGGACTTGTATACAGCATAACTTCGTTTGTAAGTACATTCAAAGATGCTGGAGTTCTCATTGTCTATGCGGGAACAAACCCAAAAAATATTTCAGCGGTGTACAAAGAAATCATGGAACAACTGCGTCTGTTTTTGAGGGGTGAAATCTTACTTGATGAGGTTGAGGTTGCCAAACAGCAGATAAAGGGAAGTATTATATTTGGGCTTGAAAATACAAGCAGCCGAATGTCGAACATGGGGAAAAATATGTTACTTTTAAACAAAATTATGGAACTTGAACACATTACAAGGATTATAGATTCAATTGACCATACAAAGGTGATTAACACAGCAAAAGAAGTTTTGTCAAAAGAATTTTCAGTTGCTGTTGTTGGAAATAAAAAAGAGATTGATTTAAAAATCTTTGATCAAAGAGTATTGACGTACTAG